In Nitrosomonas stercoris, the genomic stretch CGTCCTGGAAAGCCGGTAAAACCTTGTAACCCCTCGACAATAGAAGCTGTGCTCACTCCCATTGCCACCGCGACTGCAGCCGCAGCCAGCGCATTATAAATATTGTGGCGACCCGGCACTTGTAACGTGATGACTGCCTGATCATTAGGTAATTGCAACAACCAGGAAGCTGCATCATAAGTGTTTGGCATACATTGCGCGTTGACTGCAGCAGAAGAGTGCATACCAAAACTCAATACGGACCTGCTCTCAGCCAATTGTTGCCATAATTGGGCATGTGTATCATCCGCATTAATAATTGCAATACCTTCTGTCTTCAGGCCGCTAAAAATTTCACCTTTGGCCTGAGCAATCACCTGTGTGGTACCTAAATACTCGATATGCGCCGTACCGGCATTGGTAATCACAGCAATGGTAGGAGCAGCCAATTGACTTAGATAAGCAATTTCACCGGCATGATTCATGCCCATTTCAATTACTGCGCACGCATGCTTAGCAGCAAGTTGCAGTAGCATTTGCGGCACACCAATATCATTGTTCAGGTTGCCTGTTGTTGCCAACACCTTCTCTGCTCCGAACTCCTGCCTGAGAATGGCTGCAACCATTTCTTTGACGGTTGTCTTACCATTGCTACCAGTGACGGCGACCAAAGGTAATGAAAAACGTTGTCGCCAATTTGCTGCCAATTGACCAAGACCAAGACGAGTATCATCAACCCGAATCCAACCAAAATCAGACTTAACTGGGGAGATGGTTGCATCTGAAGCAATCATTGCCCCCACTGCTCCTTTTTCAATAGCTGCTGCAATAAAACGATGTCCGTCAAATTGTTCACCCACTAATGAAACAAAAAGATTACCTGGTTTTAATGTACGGCTATCTGTGCTCACCCCTGTAAACATCAAATTATCGCCACACCATTGTGCGCGCAATGCCAAGGCAGCCTCTTGTATGGTCATCATCCGCGTGCCTGCAATTTTGGACCGGCCAGATCATGCAGCACTTGTCGCACAATTTCACGATCATCAAATGGATATTTCTTGCCCTGTATTTCCTGATAAGTTTCTGCACCTTTACCTGCAATTAATACAATATCGCCTTGATGCGCACTATGAATAGCACGATAAATAGCAGCAGCACGATCTTCTTCAGAGGAACAGTGTTTGCCATGTGCGCCGCGCATAATGTCATCGATAATCTCTTTCGGGTTTTCATGGCGCGGATTGTCACTGGTAATGATGACTTCATCTGCCAAACGCGCAGCAATTTCACCAATCAATGGGCGTTTACCTCGATCTCTCTCTCCGCCACACCCCACAACACAAACCAATTTTGCCCGTTTTTTTCTAGTTCCCTTTTTACTGTGGGTATTGGTCAATGTTTCACGCAAACCAGTTAGCACTTCGCTCAATGCATCTGGTGTATGCGCAAAATCCACAATAACAATGGGCTGATGCTCACCTCCCAATTTTTCCATACGCCCCGGAATGGAACGCACGCATTGCAAAGCGGTGATGGCATCTTGCAAATCAATACCACTAACAAGCAACGTGGCTAGTACCGCCAACAGATTGTATGCGTTGTAACGACCTGTAACATGACAATGCAAACTGGCTTGTTGTTTGTCGAATTCAACATCAAAACTGATGTGTTGCATGGTAAAACGCACATTACTGCCATACAATATTTTATGATTGTTTGGCGCATATATCACGCGATCATAAGGTTGTCTGAAGCCATAACCAATCACTGATATATCTTTCTGAGTCAATTGTTGCGACAGCTCCACACCTAATACTTCATCCAGATTGAGTACCGCATGCTGCAACCCTTCCCAGAAAAAAAGTCTAGCCTTGGCAGCGGCATACGCATCCATGCTACCGTGATAATCCAAGTGATCACGAGTCAGATTCGTTAACACCGCAATTGAAAATTCTGATCCGGCCAACCTATCCTGGGCCAAACCATGTGAAGAAGCTTCCATTACCAAAGAACGAGCGCCTGACTGCAAATATTCAGCCATCAGCTGTTGTAGGTATACTGCATCTGGTGTTGTACAGCTGGTTTGGATGCATGCGCCCGGGAAACCATGTCCTAATGTGCCAATGACAGCAGTCTTTTCTCCCAACGCTTGCATAGCTTGTGCATACCAATGGCTGCATGTGGTCTTACCATTGGTTCCTGTAATACCCACCAATCGCAAATATCTGGAAGGATACCCATAAACCTGGCTCGCTATCTTGCCAGCTTCATGACGCAACCCCGTCACCCCAAGATTGGGTATTTTCCATTCTGGCTTCCAGGAAAATCCTTGTTTTTCCCAGATAATTGCATTAACGCCCAATGCAATGGCGCGCGGAATATCATTACGTGCATCATGCTGCTCACCAACACAGGCTAAAAAAGTATCACCTGATCTCAGTTTGCGACTATCCGCTACCAAGTGCTGTATCTTGACACTCAAGCGATCAAGTAAACCAGCCAGGTAAACTTCTTCTGCTCCTGGGCGTGATAAAGCATTCATCCCTGGCCTTCCAGTTCTGTTGCAGTGGGCGACACAACCAAATTACCCAGTGATTCATCAAATGGTACATTTAACATACGCAAGGTACTTTCCATCACCTGACCAAAAACAGGCGCGGCAACTGTACCGCCGTAATAATCACCATTGGAAGGTTCATCAATCATGACAGCGATAATGACACGGGGATCAGATGCAGGCGCAAACCCGACAAACGAAGAAATATAACGATTTGTCGCATACCCTTTCTGACTATCGAGGCGTTTATGCGCTGTCCCTGTCTTGCCCGCCACTCGATAACCGTTAACCCGAGCACTATTACCCGTACCCTCAGGCTGAACCGCTAACTCCAGCATTTTTCTCACAGAATAAGCAGTTTCACGCGAGATAATTTTCTGACCAATTGCAGGCATATCTCGCTTCAACAACGTAATCGGCTTTAGCTCACCATCAGTCGCAAATAAGGTATAAGCACGTGCCAACTGCATCAAACTAACGGAAATACCATAACCATAAGACATTGTGGCTTGCTCAATAGGCCGCCATGTATCATATGCGCGCAATCTGCCACGTGCCTCACCGGGAAAACCCACCCCGGTTACTGCGCCGAAGCCAGAACGATTGAGCATTTCCCAAAAAGTTTGCTGAGAAAGTAGCAAACCTATTTTTGCCGCTCCGACATTACTTGACGTCTGGATAATCTGAGAAACCGTTAAATTACCCTTATCACTTACATCATGTATTGTTGCTTTGCCTATTTGCAGCTTGCCCCCAGCTGTTTCCATTCGCATATTTGGCTCAATCAGCCCCACTTCCAATGCAGCAGCGACAGTAAATGGCTTGATCGTCGAGCCAGGCTCAAATGTATCAATTAACACACGATTGCGAATAACTTCGTAATTAATACTGGCACGCCGATTAGGATTAAAGGCTGGATAATTGGCCATCGCCAATATTTCTCCTGTCTGAACATCCAGAGCAACAATACTGCCAGACTTCGCGCGCTGTTTTTTTACAGCGCGTGCCAATTCTCGATAAGCCAGATACTGTATTTTGCTGTCGATGGATAACACAACATCTTGTCCCGGCTTGGGTGATTGAATCAGCTCGATATCTTCTACAATACGCCCGACTCGATCCTTTATTACACGCCGTTTTCCATCTGCGCCAGTTAATTTATCCTGCCACGCCAGCTCAATACCTTCTTGCCCACGACCATCTATATCAGTAAAACCTAAGATATGTGCAGCTTGTTCACGCGCAGGATAGTAGCGATAAAACTCATGCTTAAGATGCATACCCTCTATATTCAATTCAGCGATCTGTTCTGCCAGCTCAGGCGGAAGTTTTCTTTTCAGATAAACAAATTTTTTATCACTGTTGAGACGTTTTTGAATGACTGTTTCTTTGACACCTGTCAAATTCGATAATTGCTTGATTTGTTCTGGCGTAACATTTACTTTATGCGGCTCGAACCAGGCAGATTTCACCGGCGCACTAACCGCCAATATTTTTCCGTTGCGATCTGTGATACTGCCACGTTGCATATTTTGGTTCACAATGCGCTCATAGCGCGATTGACCTTGCTGTTGCAAGAAATCTTTATCAAGAATTTGCAAAAAAATCGCTCGAGAAACCAATATTCCCAAACAAATCAACAAGAGTATTTGCGCAAGGTATGAACGCCACCCCATACTAGGAGAAGGTTTTTTACGTGGAAGATTGAATAGAATTTTCATTCAATTGTACTCATCGTAATCAGGGCGAATCGCCAGAACATTTCCAGATAACGACGGTGCAACCATATCAAGCTCCTCACGTGCAATTTTCTCGATACGGGCAGATGTTGCTAATGTGCTTTGCTCCAGTTGCAATTGGCTCCATTCATTTCCCAGCTGCTCAGTCAATCTCTGCTCTCTTTCCTGTTCCATAAAAAGCTTGCGCGCCTCATGTCGGGCAGTTACGATGCTCAAACCGCAGATCATCAACATGACAAACAGAAAAATATTTAATCTGATCATTTGCTTACCATCCTACTGATCATCGACAGCTAACTTCTCAGCCACGCGCATAACAGCACTACGCGCACGTGGATTGACAGCCACTTCATCTGTATTCGGGCAAATTTTTTTTCCAATAATTTTTAGCTGTTGTTGCGTATGTAAGTATTTTTCCTGCTCTCGAATCGGCAATTTCCTTGGCAAAGTGTTCGCACTTGCCTGTTTACGCATAAAACGTTTGACAATGCGATCTTCCAGCGAATGAAAACTAATCACCGCCAATCGCCCCTTTGTCTTCAATAACTCAACGCATTGCGGCAATACTGCCGACAGCTCATCTAATTCTCGATTAAGATAAATACGTATTGCCTGAAAAGTACGCGTTGCTGGATGTAATCGATGTGCTCGATAACTACTACTTACAGCTGCTGTAACAACTTCAGCCAGCTGAAGTGTCGTTTGAATAGGTTGATACACTCGTTCTTTCACAATTGCGCCAGCAATCCGCCCGGCATAACGCTCTTCGCCATAGGTTTTAATCACCTCTTTCAATTCCGCTTCTGATACAGTAGCCAACCATTCCATTGCTGTTTCTCCCTGATTGGAGTTCATACGCATATCAAGAGGTCCATCGTGACGAAAACTGAATCCACGTGAAGGTTTGTCAAGCTGCACCGACGACACACCCAGATCCAACAAAATTCCATCCACCTGATCAACGCCCAACAACTGTAACGCTTCTTGCATCCCGGCATAACTGCTATGTATCGCCTGAAACCTGCTATCTACAACAGATTGGGCCACAATAATAGCTGCGGGATCTTTATCGAAAACAATCAAACGCCCCGATTTGCCTAATCGCGACAAAATCAAGCGACTATGCCCCCCCTGTCCGTATGTCCCATCCACATAAATGCCATTTGCTTTAATCGCTAAGGCATTAACAGCTTCTTCCAGTAAAACAGGAATATGCACAGTATTACTAAGGCATTACAACGAAAAACCTTGTAGCTCGGATGGAATCTCTCCCTCGATAAATTCTGTGGCAGCCTCGTTCTCTTGATTCCATTTTTCCATATCCCAAAGCTCGAATTTTTCTCCCAATCCAGCCAGCACTACCTCTTTTTGCAATCCAGCAAATTGTCGCAAATAAGGACCAATCAGAATCCGACCAGAACTATCCATCTCCACTTCACAGGCATTACCAATAACCAGTCTTTGTAATCTACGAACCTGCTCATTTAAGCTAAACATCTTGTTTAATTGCGCCTCAATTGGTGCCCAAACAGGTTGAGGATAAATCACTAAACATCTGGAAGGATCCGCCGTCACAACGATGTGACCATCACACTTACCGAGTAATTCATCTCGATATTTAGCAGGAATAGCAAGCCTACCTTTACTATCCAGATTTAATTGAGTGGAACCACGAAACATCCTTTCCCTTTCATTTATCCCACCATCATCCACAATTTTGCATATTTCACCACTTCCACCCACTTTACTCAATAAAAATTTTAGGGTCAAGTCATAAAATATCCTTATGTCATGCATAAAATTCAATCAAAAATCTAGCCAGCAACATCTAAACAAGATCAAATTTCCAAAAAAACTGACATCAATCTCACACAACTATTTATTTAGCTTTGCTAGGTAAACTATAGCGATGCCAAAAATGCTAATCGCCTAAAACAGGGTAAAAAACAAGAAATGAAACAATGAATTCGCGTGGCAAGTTAAGCCATGAACAAGGAGGGAAGAGAAGGAAAGAAAACGATTAGACGCTAAAATTATCTCTGCATAGATTGTAAATTACAGAGACGTATACGACACAAACACAGATTGCATCAACGATTAATATTCTCCAGTCTCAGAAAACAATCGCAAAACAATAACACCCGCAATAATTAATCCGATACCAATCACGTCAGGCAAGCTAATTGTTTGTCCAAAAATTAACCAGGCAATCAATGTGACCAGAACAATTCCCGCACCCGACCAAATTGCATATGCCGCACCAACTGGAATTGTTCGCAGCGTTAAGGAAAGAAAGAAAAAAGCACAACCGTAACCAACGATAACGACCAATGAAGGCCACAGGCGAGTAAACCCCTCGCTAGATTTGAGCAAAGAGGTAGCAATAATTTCTGCAACGATTGCCACCGCAAGATAAAACCAGCTCATTTTATGCACCCCGTATCACAGAATAATTTACCAGATTGCGATAGGAGATCATATCGCGCAACATAGATTGGCGTAACTCGTTCATGCAATCCTATTATTCAACAACTTAACCGAACTCAAATCCATGTCAGTATCAGAGTAACGAGCAGAAAAAAACCCAACCAAGAATGGCTGGGTTTTGGGTATATGGTGGAGGCGGCGGGAATTGAACCCGCGTCCGCAAGTCCTCTACAGACAATTCTACATACTTAGCCATGTTGTTTAATTTAACTTGCCACCCACCAACCGGCAAGTTGATGACAAGCGAGTTACCTACTTTTTAACGTTTCGTAAAGTAACCCTACAAAACGCGATCCTCGTTAATGACTCCATCGTCTGTTACCAGACCCAGCGTTGAGGCCCACTGGCATGGAGTTTAGCCGGATTAAGCGGCTAAAGCGTAGTTTTCGTCGTTTGCGACTATTTTGTTTCAGCCGTTTTACGAGAATACTGAATCTCGGTATGCCCTGCGCTGCTTTGCAACCCACGTCGAAACCGGATCGCCCCCAAGCAATTTACAACGAATAAAATAAGAGTTCGTATTAATTAAAAAGTTCTATTTGCAAATTGTAGCAGATTACAAATAACACAATAGATCATTGGGATGATCGATAAGTTCAGCTGCCCCCCAGGTATCTGGCGGGGCACCGTTTCCTAGATAACCATATAGCGCCACAATAGGGATTATTCCCGCCGCAAGACTT encodes the following:
- a CDS encoding UDP-N-acetylmuramoyl-tripeptide--D-alanyl-D-alanine ligase — protein: MMTIQEAALALRAQWCGDNLMFTGVSTDSRTLKPGNLFVSLVGEQFDGHRFIAAAIEKGAVGAMIASDATISPVKSDFGWIRVDDTRLGLGQLAANWRQRFSLPLVAVTGSNGKTTVKEMVAAILRQEFGAEKVLATTGNLNNDIGVPQMLLQLAAKHACAVIEMGMNHAGEIAYLSQLAAPTIAVITNAGTAHIEYLGTTQVIAQAKGEIFSGLKTEGIAIINADDTHAQLWQQLAESRSVLSFGMHSSAAVNAQCMPNTYDAASWLLQLPNDQAVITLQVPGRHNIYNALAAAAVAVAMGVSTASIVEGLQGFTGFPGRLQKKVGLRQSTLFDDTYNASPDSMQAALRVLAETPGRKILIMGDMGELGGDAAALHYAIGQQAAVAGVDRLLALGELSQQAVTGFGSHAQHFNDLDSLLEKARTYLEQDVVVLIKGSRFMHMERVVEQLQES
- a CDS encoding UDP-N-acetylmuramoyl-L-alanyl-D-glutamate--2,6-diaminopimelate ligase, whose product is MNALSRPGAEEVYLAGLLDRLSVKIQHLVADSRKLRSGDTFLACVGEQHDARNDIPRAIALGVNAIIWEKQGFSWKPEWKIPNLGVTGLRHEAGKIASQVYGYPSRYLRLVGITGTNGKTTCSHWYAQAMQALGEKTAVIGTLGHGFPGACIQTSCTTPDAVYLQQLMAEYLQSGARSLVMEASSHGLAQDRLAGSEFSIAVLTNLTRDHLDYHGSMDAYAAAKARLFFWEGLQHAVLNLDEVLGVELSQQLTQKDISVIGYGFRQPYDRVIYAPNNHKILYGSNVRFTMQHISFDVEFDKQQASLHCHVTGRYNAYNLLAVLATLLVSGIDLQDAITALQCVRSIPGRMEKLGGEHQPIVIVDFAHTPDALSEVLTGLRETLTNTHSKKGTRKKRAKLVCVVGCGGERDRGKRPLIGEIAARLADEVIITSDNPRHENPKEIIDDIMRGAHGKHCSSEEDRAAAIYRAIHSAHQGDIVLIAGKGAETYQEIQGKKYPFDDREIVRQVLHDLAGPKLQARG
- a CDS encoding peptidoglycan D,D-transpeptidase FtsI, with amino-acid sequence MKILFNLPRKKPSPSMGWRSYLAQILLLICLGILVSRAIFLQILDKDFLQQQGQSRYERIVNQNMQRGSITDRNGKILAVSAPVKSAWFEPHKVNVTPEQIKQLSNLTGVKETVIQKRLNSDKKFVYLKRKLPPELAEQIAELNIEGMHLKHEFYRYYPAREQAAHILGFTDIDGRGQEGIELAWQDKLTGADGKRRVIKDRVGRIVEDIELIQSPKPGQDVVLSIDSKIQYLAYRELARAVKKQRAKSGSIVALDVQTGEILAMANYPAFNPNRRASINYEVIRNRVLIDTFEPGSTIKPFTVAAALEVGLIEPNMRMETAGGKLQIGKATIHDVSDKGNLTVSQIIQTSSNVGAAKIGLLLSQQTFWEMLNRSGFGAVTGVGFPGEARGRLRAYDTWRPIEQATMSYGYGISVSLMQLARAYTLFATDGELKPITLLKRDMPAIGQKIISRETAYSVRKMLELAVQPEGTGNSARVNGYRVAGKTGTAHKRLDSQKGYATNRYISSFVGFAPASDPRVIIAVMIDEPSNGDYYGGTVAAPVFGQVMESTLRMLNVPFDESLGNLVVSPTATELEGQG
- a CDS encoding cell division protein FtsL codes for the protein MIRLNIFLFVMLMICGLSIVTARHEARKLFMEQEREQRLTEQLGNEWSQLQLEQSTLATSARIEKIAREELDMVAPSLSGNVLAIRPDYDEYN
- a CDS encoding Ribosomal RNA small subunit methyltransferase H, which translates into the protein MHIPVLLEEAVNALAIKANGIYVDGTYGQGGHSRLILSRLGKSGRLIVFDKDPAAIIVAQSVVDSRFQAIHSSYAGMQEALQLLGVDQVDGILLDLGVSSVQLDKPSRGFSFRHDGPLDMRMNSNQGETAMEWLATVSEAELKEVIKTYGEERYAGRIAGAIVKERVYQPIQTTLQLAEVVTAAVSSSYRAHRLHPATRTFQAIRIYLNRELDELSAVLPQCVELLKTKGRLAVISFHSLEDRIVKRFMRKQASANTLPRKLPIREQEKYLHTQQQLKIIGKKICPNTDEVAVNPRARSAVMRVAEKLAVDDQ
- a CDS encoding transcriptional regulator MraZ, with protein sequence MTLKFLLSKVGGSGEICKIVDDGGINERERMFRGSTQLNLDSKGRLAIPAKYRDELLGKCDGHIVVTADPSRCLVIYPQPVWAPIEAQLNKMFSLNEQVRRLQRLVIGNACEVEMDSSGRILIGPYLRQFAGLQKEVVLAGLGEKFELWDMEKWNQENEAATEFIEGEIPSELQGFSL
- a CDS encoding multidrug transporter EmrE; this encodes MSWFYLAVAIVAEIIATSLLKSSEGFTRLWPSLVVIVGYGCAFFFLSLTLRTIPVGAAYAIWSGAGIVLVTLIAWLIFGQTISLPDVIGIGLIIAGVIVLRLFSETGEY